The Castanea sativa cultivar Marrone di Chiusa Pesio chromosome 11, ASM4071231v1 genome contains a region encoding:
- the LOC142616219 gene encoding helicase SEN1-like: MQKKTEVKKEEIPGRGLVDLVFSWSLKDVLNEDLYKYQMRMIPQSFSSTKEYMASFCDPLAEETHADLLSGMSTLSQAPTREIIFVKQFVKSETPKDLFYHVTLESVRKFKDRGGRYKPVARDLIAITDVRPKCIADLVSPNRSYLVAFVLSVRQESCMTILSSKPILIKKDKNKKRETLYAVPLMNMNTNIRIWMALNSKLEGGNLNIIQNVLQYSSVNSTNCTACLLEKNCSAAFADVRYRICSSDLNDSQKDAVLSCLVTRECHHQSTVKLIWGPPGTGKTKTVGFMLCSLLRMKCRTLTCAPTNTALLEVTQRLLKNVTGSLEYDTYGLGDVVLFGNSERMKIFDCPDLLDVFLDNRVKILYECLVSSSGWKGSLLSMMCLLEDPKRQYELYLNERSMTDNKEGTLSFEEFIQRRFDCILKRLNYCIVNLYTHLPTSFISLEVVKNMNLALDFLRSLETLLCTVTVADKGLKQVSGENEQSRLGNLMKSSFVRKDCLRILRSLPQKFPVPDFRCEDEIKKFCLENSCLFFCTVSSSAKLHEVMVKWEVLVIDEAAQLKECESTIPLQLPGLHHAILIGDEQQLPAMVKSKVSEKAEFGRSLFQRLVLLGKKKELLNVQHRMHPSISLFPNRVFYENQILDGPNVKEGRHEKRFLQGNMFGSYSFINVAHGKEEFDNSHSLKNMVEVAVASEIVASLFKESVCTKKKVKVGIISPYKAQVYAIGEKVKNYSVDSNDDFSISIRSVDGFQGGEEDVIIVSTVRCNMNGVVGFLKNHQRANVALTRARHCLWILGNEATLIKRCTIWKDLVIDAKKRGCFYNADEDKSLAQAITVALVEHNQIHILLNMDSFLFKKARWKVSFSNDFLKSMLKVENAETCKEVLTLLENLANGWRHEMKKLFYHNGTSSQLLEQYKVNGFLNLVWTVDILEENSYYIQILKVWDILPLSEMPRLANRLDVLFENYTVDKMNRCKHKSLNRSLVVPMRWPIGSNSCTEADLVQSLSEPLASLSLRDDLESSSTTFR, encoded by the exons ATGAGAATGATCCCACAGTCATTCTCCTCGACGAAAGAGTACATGGCCTCATTCTGTGATCCACTTGCTGAAGAAACACATGCTGACTTGTTGTCAGGCATGTCAACTCTATCTCAAGCACCTACACgtgaaataatttttgtcaaacaatTTGTGAAATCGGAAACACCCAAAGACCTCTTTTACCATGTTACACTTGAAAGTGTGAGGAAATTCAAGGATCGTGGTGGGAGATATAAACCTGTGGCTCGGGACCTCATTGCCATAACAGATGTGAGACCGAAATGCATTGCGGATTTAGTAAGCCCCAACAGATCCTATCTTGTTGCTTTTGTTCTGAGTGTGAGACAAGAAAGTTGTATGACAATATTATCCTCAAAGCCTATCTTGATTAAAAAGgacaagaacaagaagagagAGACTCTTTATGCTGTTCCCTTGATGAACATGAACACAAATATCCGTATATGGATGGCGTTGAACTCTAAGCTGGAAGGTGGGAACTTAAACATCATTCAGAATGTGCTGCAATATAGTTCAGTG AATTCCACAAATTGTACTGCCTgccttttggaaaaaaattgcaGTGCTGCCTTTGCAGACGTTAGGTACAGAATCTGCTCTTCTGATTTAAATGACTCCCAAAAAGATGCAGTTTTGAGCTGCTTGGTAACTAGGGAATGCCACCATCAGAGTACTGTCAAACTAATATGGGGCCCTCCGGGGACTGGGAAAACCAAGACAGTTGGTTTCATGTTATGCTCTCTTCTTAGAATGAAATGCAGAACACTTACATGTGCCCCAACCAATACTGCTCTTTTAGAAGTGACGCAGCGGCTTCTAAAGAATGTGACAGGGTCACTTGAATATGATACTTATGGGCTTGGAGATGTGGTTTTGTTTGGGAATAGTGAGCGAATGAAGATTTTCGATTGTCCTGACCTCCTTGATGTATTCCTTGATAACCGTGTTAAAATACTATATGAATGCCTTGTTTCATCATCTGGTTGGAAAGGTAGTTTACTATCAATGATGTGTTTGCTGGAGGACCCTAAACGCCAATATGAGTTGTACTTGAATGAAAGAAGCATGACAGACAATAAGGAGGGCA CTTTATCTTTTGAGGAGTTTATTCAGAGAAGATTTGATTGCATTTTAAAGCGTCTCAATTACTGTATTGTCAATTTGTATACACACTTACCTACTTCTTTTATTTCATTAGAAGTGGTAAAGAACATGAACTTGGCTCTTGATTTTCTCAGATCTCTTGAAACATTGTTGTGTACTGTTACCGTTGCTGATAAAGGATTAAAGCAAGTCTCTGGTGAAAATGAACAAAGCAGACTCGGTAACTTAATGAAATCTAGTTTTGTGAGAAAAGATTGCCTTCGGATACTTAGATCACTTCCCCAAAAATTCCCTGTTCCAGATTTTAGATGTGAGGATGAGATAAAAAAATTCTGCCTGGAGAATTCATGTCTATTTTTCTGCACTGTATCAAGTTCTGCTAAATTGCATGAAGTAATGGTTAAATGGGAAGTACTGGTTATAGATGAAGCTGCTCAGCTTAAAGAATGTGAATCAACCATTCCTTTACAACTTCCTGGCCTCCACCATGCTATTCTCATTGGAGATGAGCAGCAACTTCCTGCAATGGTTAAAAGCAAG GTTTCTGAGAAAGCTGAATTTGGAAGAAGTTTGTTCCAGAGGCTGGTATTgctaggaaaaaagaaagaacttcTTAATGTCCAGCACAGGATGCATCCATCCATAAGCTTATTTCCAAATAGGGTGTtctatgaaaatcagattttggATGGTCCCAATGTCAAAGAAGGAAGGCATGAGAAGCGTTTCCTTCAGGGAAATATGTTTGGCTCCTACTCTTTCATTAATGTGGCACATGGAAAAGAGGAATTCGACAACAGCCACAGTCTCAAAAATATGGTTGAGGTTGCTGTGGCGTCTGAGATAGTTGCAAGCCTTTTCAAAG AATCTGTTTGCACAAAGAAGAAAGTTAAAGTTGGTATCATCTCACCATACAAGGCACAAGTCTACGCAATTGGGGAGAAGGTGAAAAACTATAGTGTTGATTCTAATGATGACTTCTCAATTAGTATTCGCTCTGTTGATGGGTTCCAGGGTGGTGAGGAGGATGTGATAATTGTCTCTACTGTCAGATGTAATATGAATGGAGTAGTTGGTTTTCTTAAAAATCATCAAAGAGCAAATGTGGCACTAACCCGTGCAAG GCATTGCCTTTGGATATTGGGAAATGAAGCAACTTTAATTAAAAGGTGCACTATTTGGAAGGATTTAGTCATCGATGCCAAGAAGCGGGGGTGTTTCTACAATGCTGATGAAGACAAAAGCTTGGCTCAGGCTATTACAGTTGCCTTGGTTGAACATAACCAAATACACATTTTACTCAACATGGATTCCTTTCTGTTCAAAAAGGCTAGATGGAAG gTCTCTTTCAGcaatgattttttgaaatccatgttgaaagttgaaaatgCTGAGACTTGTAAAGAAGTGCTTACTTTATTGGAAAATCTTGCAAATGGTTGGCGTCACGAAATGAAAAAACTCTTTTACCATAATGGAACTTCTTCCCAGTTATTAGAGCAATACAAGGTCAATGGGTTTCTAAATCTTGTTTGGACAGTTGACATACTTGAGGAGAATTCATATTACATTCAGATTTTGAAGGTCTGGGACATTttgccattatctgaaatgccAAGACTAGCAAATCGTCTTGATGTCTTATTTGAGAATTACACGGTGGATAAGATGAATCGCTGCAAACACAAAAGTCTCAATAG GTCTTTGGTGGTTCCAATGAGATGGCCAATAGGCTCAAATAGTTGTACTGAAGCTGATCTTGTGCAATCACTATCAGAACCATTGGCTTCACTCAGTCTGAGGGATGATTTAGAATCATCATCTACAACTTTTAGGTAA